A genomic stretch from Dissulfurispira thermophila includes:
- a CDS encoding YdcF family protein — MFALKKIIAAFILPPGVFIIILLFSGLWFLFKKNWKASIINCFLGISMWAFSISPVADAMLRGLEYNLKIPENSNGDVIILLGGGVYDNAPDLSGIGAPSEDMLGRILTAVRLQKKLNVHVIVSGGVVFEGKKPEAPIVRRFLTDLGVPDKKIIIEDKSRDTIENARYTSEICKRFGYKKPLLVTSAYHMKRSVMSFEKVGIKVMPFPANFKTWENKKYGWEDYLPNSLDLTHTAMHEYIGFLFYKFAY; from the coding sequence ATGTTTGCATTGAAGAAAATCATAGCTGCGTTTATTTTGCCCCCGGGCGTATTTATTATTATTTTATTATTTTCAGGATTATGGTTTTTATTTAAGAAAAACTGGAAGGCCAGTATTATAAATTGCTTTCTTGGTATTTCCATGTGGGCATTTTCCATATCACCTGTAGCAGATGCAATGCTCAGAGGGCTTGAATATAATCTTAAAATCCCTGAAAATTCCAATGGAGATGTGATAATACTTTTAGGTGGTGGTGTATATGATAATGCACCTGATTTATCAGGCATTGGCGCTCCTTCAGAGGACATGCTTGGAAGGATTCTTACTGCTGTAAGACTTCAGAAAAAACTAAATGTGCATGTGATAGTGTCAGGTGGGGTAGTTTTTGAAGGTAAAAAGCCAGAGGCTCCTATTGTAAGAAGATTTCTCACTGATCTCGGAGTGCCTGACAAAAAAATTATCATCGAAGACAAAAGCAGAGATACAATTGAGAATGCAAGATACACCAGTGAGATTTGTAAGAGGTTTGGATATAAGAAACCTTTGCTTGTGACATCTGCATATCATATGAAACGGTCAGTAATGAGCTTTGAAAAAGTCGGAATCAAGGTTATGCCATTTCCTGCTAACTTCAAGACATGGGAAAATAAAAAATATGGATGGGAAGATTATTTGCCCAATAGTTTGGATTTGACACATACTGCAATGCACGAGTATATAGGATTTTTATTTTATAAATTTGCATATTAG
- a CDS encoding pyridoxine 5'-phosphate synthase produces MLLGVNVDHVATVRNARKTFEPDPVMAATLAILGGANGITVHLREDRRHIHDRDLRLLREVVNCELNLEMAATREMIRIALEVKPDMVTLVPEKRQELTTEGGIDVVNQKKLLKETIKKLKDGNIPVSLFINPDIMDVDISKEIGADMVEIHTGLYANAKGKRQEKELHRVIEAVKIANKLGLLANAGHGLNYFNVKSIAAIEGIRGLYIGHSIISRAVLVGIERAVREMKDLIGNRK; encoded by the coding sequence ATGTTACTCGGAGTTAATGTTGACCATGTTGCAACAGTAAGGAATGCAAGAAAGACCTTTGAGCCTGATCCTGTGATGGCTGCAACACTTGCAATTTTAGGAGGAGCTAACGGTATCACAGTTCATCTCAGAGAGGATAGGCGCCATATTCATGACAGGGACTTGAGGTTATTGAGAGAGGTAGTAAATTGTGAATTGAATCTTGAAATGGCTGCAACAAGAGAGATGATTCGCATTGCCCTTGAAGTAAAACCAGATATGGTGACACTTGTGCCTGAAAAAAGACAAGAACTTACAACAGAGGGCGGCATAGATGTGGTAAATCAGAAGAAACTCCTCAAAGAAACTATAAAAAAACTCAAAGATGGCAACATCCCTGTAAGCCTCTTTATCAATCCAGATATCATGGATGTGGACATATCAAAAGAAATTGGTGCAGATATGGTTGAGATCCACACAGGACTTTATGCTAATGCAAAAGGCAAAAGGCAAGAAAAGGAATTACACAGGGTCATAGAGGCAGTGAAGATAGCAAATAAATTGGGATTATTGGCTAATGCTGGACATGGTCTTAATTATTTCAATGTGAAGAGCATTGCTGCTATTGAAGGGATAAGGGGTCTTTATATTGGCCACAGCATTATATCGAGGGCTGTGCTTGTAGGCATTGAAAGGGCAGTGAGGGAGATGAAGGACTTGATAGGTAATCGTAAATGA
- the acpS gene encoding holo-ACP synthase, translating to MIVGIGTDIVEISRIKHAVEKWGKRFLKKIFTEKEISYCYRKKDPFPHLAVRFAAKEAVIKALSSEDRGIKIGNLRSIEILNHPTGKPCINLLENLEAFFEDKFIIHLTLSHERSYAIATVVLERKN from the coding sequence ATGATCGTAGGCATAGGCACTGACATTGTTGAGATAAGTAGAATTAAACATGCAGTTGAAAAATGGGGAAAGCGATTCCTGAAGAAGATATTTACAGAAAAAGAGATCTCTTACTGCTATAGAAAGAAAGATCCTTTCCCACATCTTGCTGTAAGATTTGCAGCAAAAGAGGCGGTAATCAAGGCATTATCATCAGAAGACAGAGGCATAAAGATTGGTAATTTGAGAAGTATTGAAATATTAAATCATCCCACAGGAAAACCATGCATTAATTTACTTGAGAATCTGGAGGCATTTTTTGAGGATAAGTTTATTATTCATCTCACACTCTCACATGAGCGAAGCTATGCTATAGCTACAGTTGTGCTTGAAAGAAAAAATTAA
- a CDS encoding electron transfer flavoprotein subunit beta/FixA family protein, whose translation MNIIVCIKQVPDTAEVRINPETNTLIREGVPSIINPYDLHAIEAALQIKEKVGGKVTAITMGPPQAEDALREAISMGVDDVRLISDRAFAGADTWATSYTLYKAIEKLGYDIIICGKQAIDGDTAQVGPEVAEFLNIPHIAYIRKIEDVSDKYIKVQRLMDDGYDVVESPIPVLLTVVKELNTPRLPSLKGKMTAKKAVITKMDLNAIGAEPDNVGLKGSPTQVKNIFAPQSKADRKMLQGSIEDQVDELIKQLRGLKCV comes from the coding sequence TTGAACATCATTGTCTGCATAAAACAGGTTCCTGATACAGCAGAAGTCAGGATAAATCCTGAGACAAACACATTAATAAGGGAAGGTGTTCCGAGCATTATAAATCCATATGATCTACATGCAATCGAGGCTGCTTTACAGATAAAAGAGAAAGTTGGAGGCAAGGTGACTGCTATTACAATGGGACCTCCACAAGCAGAAGATGCATTGAGAGAGGCAATATCCATGGGAGTTGACGATGTAAGGCTTATTTCTGATAGGGCATTTGCCGGTGCTGATACATGGGCAACTTCATATACTCTTTATAAGGCTATTGAGAAACTCGGATATGACATAATCATTTGTGGAAAACAAGCAATAGATGGAGATACTGCACAGGTAGGCCCTGAGGTTGCAGAATTTCTGAATATTCCTCACATAGCATATATTAGAAAAATCGAGGATGTCAGCGACAAGTATATAAAAGTTCAGAGGCTTATGGATGACGGTTATGATGTTGTTGAATCCCCGATTCCTGTTCTTCTTACTGTTGTTAAGGAACTCAATACTCCAAGACTCCCATCGCTTAAGGGGAAAATGACAGCTAAAAAGGCAGTAATTACAAAAATGGATTTGAATGCAATTGGTGCTGAACCTGATAATGTCGGGTTAAAGGGTTCTCCAACACAGGTCAAAAATATATTTGCACCTCAATCAAAGGCTGACAGAAAAATGCTTCAAGGGAGTATTGAAGATCAAGTAGATGAACTTATCAAACAATTGAGAGGGTTAAAATGCGTATAG
- a CDS encoding FAD-binding protein, translating to MRIVVKIEKCTGCGQCIDSCPFTAIIMHEGKAFINEYCQFCKTCLNVCPEGAIVEILEDEDLQPSSFSTQLSAYKGVWVFAEQREGVVASVAYELLGVGKRLADELRTELSAILFGADDVQAKELIKWGADRVYHCKDTIFDKFNDEPYAMLLTRIINNYKPEIVLAGATPIGRSFIPRVAASLKTGLTADCTALEIDKDSGNLLQIRPAFGGNIMATILCPNHRPQIATVRPRVMKRGEYIADRNGEIISISADNITSRTKVIETVKEVSECMVNLQEAEVIVAGGRGLGRSEGFKMLEELAEVLGGAVGASRAAVDEGWISYSHQVGQTGKTVCPKIYIACGISGAVQHLVGMQSSDIIIAINKNPEAPIFNIATYGIVGDVYEVVPLLIKKLREIKGQ from the coding sequence ATGCGTATAGTCGTCAAAATAGAGAAATGCACTGGATGCGGACAATGTATTGATTCATGCCCATTTACTGCAATAATTATGCATGAGGGTAAGGCATTTATTAATGAATATTGCCAGTTTTGCAAGACATGTCTGAATGTATGCCCTGAGGGTGCAATAGTAGAGATACTGGAAGACGAAGATTTACAGCCTTCATCCTTTAGCACGCAACTTTCAGCCTATAAAGGCGTCTGGGTTTTTGCTGAGCAGCGCGAAGGTGTGGTTGCGTCTGTTGCTTATGAACTTCTTGGTGTGGGGAAAAGACTCGCAGATGAATTAAGGACAGAGCTTTCTGCTATTTTGTTTGGCGCAGATGATGTACAGGCAAAAGAGCTTATAAAATGGGGTGCTGACAGGGTCTATCATTGTAAAGACACAATTTTTGATAAATTCAATGATGAACCTTATGCAATGCTTTTAACCCGCATTATAAACAATTACAAACCTGAAATAGTTCTTGCAGGTGCTACACCTATTGGACGGTCTTTTATTCCAAGAGTTGCTGCAAGTTTGAAAACAGGTCTGACTGCTGATTGCACAGCACTTGAGATAGACAAAGACTCAGGTAATCTTTTGCAGATAAGGCCTGCATTTGGCGGGAATATAATGGCTACAATTTTATGTCCAAATCATAGACCCCAGATAGCAACTGTAAGACCGAGGGTAATGAAACGTGGTGAATACATTGCAGATAGAAATGGTGAAATTATTTCTATATCAGCAGACAATATTACAAGCAGGACAAAAGTGATTGAAACAGTGAAAGAGGTTTCAGAATGCATGGTAAATCTCCAGGAGGCAGAAGTTATTGTTGCTGGCGGTAGAGGACTGGGGAGATCAGAAGGATTCAAGATGCTCGAAGAGCTTGCAGAAGTGCTCGGTGGAGCAGTTGGTGCATCAAGGGCTGCTGTTGATGAGGGCTGGATCTCTTACAGCCATCAGGTAGGGCAGACAGGTAAGACAGTTTGCCCTAAGATATATATTGCATGCGGCATATCAGGTGCTGTGCAGCATCTTGTTGGCATGCAGTCATCAGACATAATCATTGCTATAAATAAAAATCCTGAGGCACCCATATTTAATATCGCAACATATGGCATAGTTGGCGATGTTTATGAGGTTGTGCCACTTCTTATCAAAAAATTAAGAGAGATAAAAGGGCAGTAA
- the fabD gene encoding ACP S-malonyltransferase, giving the protein MGKSVVFIFPGQGSQYVGMGKDLYDNFDEVKMLYGDASDVLGYDVADLSFNGTAEELNKTFRTQPCLLVASIAAYTALTLKNITPSVVAGHSLGEYSALVAARSISFKDAVRITEIRGKIMQDAVPEGRGLMAAILGLDRKVVDEICNSIKSGYVAAANYNCPGQIVISGEKIAVEEAMKMAKEKGAKRALPLAVSVPSHCKLMEDASKKFEEALKEIEIKDAQVLFVNNVEARFVSNTDEIRKSLVMQLSKSVLWEDCIKTISASGANTFIEVGPGKILSGLIKRIEPSVKILNVEDIESLNKTLSEIS; this is encoded by the coding sequence ATGGGAAAAAGCGTTGTCTTTATCTTTCCGGGACAGGGGTCGCAGTATGTAGGAATGGGCAAAGACCTCTATGATAATTTTGATGAGGTAAAAATGCTTTATGGCGATGCTTCTGATGTCTTAGGATATGATGTTGCTGATTTGAGCTTTAATGGCACAGCCGAAGAGTTGAATAAGACATTCAGGACCCAGCCATGTTTGCTTGTTGCAAGCATTGCAGCATATACAGCATTAACCCTGAAAAATATTACTCCATCTGTAGTTGCTGGACACAGTCTTGGTGAATATTCCGCACTTGTTGCAGCGAGAAGCATATCTTTTAAAGATGCAGTAAGGATTACAGAGATTAGAGGGAAAATAATGCAGGATGCAGTGCCTGAAGGCAGGGGTCTTATGGCTGCAATATTGGGACTTGATAGAAAGGTTGTAGATGAAATCTGTAATTCAATTAAATCAGGCTATGTTGCTGCAGCAAATTATAACTGTCCGGGGCAGATTGTAATATCAGGCGAAAAAATAGCTGTAGAGGAAGCAATGAAAATGGCTAAAGAAAAAGGTGCAAAACGTGCACTCCCCCTTGCAGTAAGTGTTCCATCACACTGCAAGTTAATGGAAGATGCAAGCAAAAAATTCGAAGAGGCATTGAAGGAGATTGAGATAAAGGATGCGCAGGTACTATTTGTAAATAATGTGGAAGCACGGTTTGTTTCAAATACAGATGAAATAAGGAAGTCACTTGTGATGCAGTTAAGCAAATCAGTTTTGTGGGAAGACTGCATAAAGACCATATCTGCATCTGGTGCAAATACTTTTATTGAAGTTGGACCAGGAAAGATTTTGTCAGGATTAATTAAGAGGATTGAGCCTTCGGTAAAAATTTTAAATGTTGAAGATATAGAGTCGTTAAATAAAACTCTGTCAGAGATTTCTTAA
- the mdh gene encoding malate dehydrogenase has protein sequence MKKKVSVIGAGNVGASLAQMIVQSAIADVVLFDIADGIPQGKALDISEACPLWGSSSSILGTNDYSHTENSDVIVITAGFPRKPGMSRDDLLHANAKVVSDVVENTARLSPNAVIIVVTNPMDVMAQVSLKVSGFDSRKVIGMGGVLDSARFRTFVAWELSVSPEDVEALVLGGHGDLMVPMPRFTTVKGIPITELLSKDRIDALVERTRHGGAEIVSLLKTGSAYYAPAAATYQMVKAILFDEKRMLPCSAYLDGKYKTNGIYTGVPVILGSGGGEKIIEIELNEQESIDFEKSVAAVKLLVSKLNS, from the coding sequence ATGAAAAAAAAGGTTTCTGTTATTGGAGCGGGCAATGTAGGAGCGTCGCTTGCGCAGATGATTGTTCAATCTGCAATTGCTGATGTAGTCCTTTTTGATATTGCAGACGGCATACCACAGGGTAAGGCGCTGGATATTTCAGAGGCATGTCCGCTATGGGGTTCATCATCATCTATTTTAGGAACAAACGATTATTCTCACACAGAAAATTCTGATGTGATAGTAATTACAGCCGGGTTTCCGAGAAAGCCCGGAATGAGCAGAGATGATTTGCTTCATGCAAATGCAAAGGTTGTCTCGGATGTTGTGGAAAATACGGCAAGACTTTCTCCGAATGCAGTGATAATCGTTGTTACAAACCCTATGGATGTAATGGCTCAGGTGAGTCTTAAGGTGTCGGGTTTTGATTCGCGCAAGGTTATAGGGATGGGCGGAGTGCTTGATTCAGCAAGGTTCAGGACATTTGTAGCGTGGGAATTGAGTGTTTCTCCTGAAGATGTAGAGGCACTTGTTTTAGGCGGTCATGGTGATTTGATGGTCCCTATGCCAAGATTTACAACAGTGAAAGGAATACCTATTACAGAACTTCTCAGCAAAGACAGAATTGATGCCCTTGTAGAAAGGACAAGACATGGAGGTGCAGAAATTGTTTCTCTCTTAAAGACAGGCAGTGCATACTATGCACCTGCTGCTGCAACATATCAGATGGTAAAAGCTATCTTATTTGATGAAAAAAGGATGTTGCCATGCTCTGCATATCTTGATGGAAAATATAAGACAAATGGCATTTATACAGGCGTGCCGGTTATACTTGGCAGTGGTGGGGGAGAGAAAATTATTGAGATAGAGTTGAATGAACAAGAGAGTATTGATTTTGAAAAATCAGTAGCAGCAGTAAAATTATTAGTTTCAAAATTAAATTCATAA
- the ndk gene encoding nucleoside-diphosphate kinase produces the protein MLMERTLSIIKPDAVRKNVIGEIISRFEKNGLKIAAMKKIWMTKQEAKGFYIVHKDKPFYDSLTDFMSEGPIVVMVLEGENAIAKNREIMGATNPANAAPGTIRKDFAENIERNAVHGSDSPETAAFEIKYFFSELEIF, from the coding sequence ATATTGATGGAAAGAACACTGTCTATTATTAAACCTGATGCAGTAAGAAAGAATGTCATTGGTGAGATTATTAGCAGATTTGAAAAAAATGGATTAAAGATTGCAGCAATGAAAAAGATATGGATGACAAAACAAGAGGCAAAGGGATTTTATATCGTCCATAAAGACAAGCCATTTTATGACAGCCTGACTGATTTCATGTCTGAAGGACCTATAGTTGTAATGGTGCTTGAAGGAGAAAATGCTATTGCAAAAAACAGGGAGATAATGGGTGCAACAAACCCTGCAAATGCAGCACCTGGGACAATAAGAAAAGACTTTGCAGAAAACATAGAGAGAAATGCTGTTCACGGCTCAGATTCCCCGGAAACAGCAGCATTTGAGATAAAATATTTCTTCTCAGAGTTAGAGATATTTTAA